The Magnetospirillum sp. XM-1 genomic interval CCTACCTACTTGGTTTTTCCCATCCTACTAAAGGATATGAGGTTCGCTTCGAAAGCCGTATGGCACTTGATATCAATCAATTAATCCAGATTTTAGAGGTTCTATAAAAATCACCTATACTTGAGCCCAGAGCTATGACATTATCGTCTCATCAACCGGTGACGACGGACGCGCCCTGACGGGCCGGTCCGCAAACGAGGGAAAACCCTCCGCACGGTAAGAGGAGATGAGACGATGACGGCAATTGCTTCCAGTCTGTCGCTCGCGCCCGAAGGCAACCTGACCCGGTACCTTCAGGACATCCGCAAATTCCCCATGTTGCCGCCCGAGGAGGAATACCTCCTGGCCAAGCGCTTCCGCGAACACGGCGACCTGACCTCGGCCAACCGGCTGGTGACCAGCCATCTGCGCCTAGTGGCCAAGATCGCCATGGGCTATCGCGGCTATGGCCTGCCGCTCGGCGAGCTGATCAGCGAAGGCAATGTCGGCATGATGCAGGCGGTGCGCCGCTTCGACCCCGAACGGGGCTTCCGGCTGGCCACCTACGCCATGTGGTGGATCCGCGCCGCCATCCAGGAATACATCCTGCATTCCTGGTCGCTGGTGAAGATGGGCACCACCGCCGCCCAGAAGAAGCTGTTCTTCAACCTGCGCAAGCTCAAGGGCCAGATGCAGGCCATCGAGGAAGGCGACATGTCCGCCGAGAACGTGGCCCTGATCGCCACCAAGCTGGACGTCACCGAGGACGAGGTCGTCACCATGAACCGGCGGCTGTCCAGCCCCGACCATTCGCTGAACGCGCCGGTGCGCGCCGAGGGCGAGGGCGAGTGGCAGGACTGGCTGGTGGACGACCACGAGGACCAGGAGACCGAACTGGGCGAGCGCGAGGAACTGGGCCAGCGCCGGCAGATGCTGACCAGCGCCCTGGCCGCCCTCAACGACCGCGAGCGGGCCATCTTAGTCCAGCGCCGCCTCACCGAGGAGCCGGCCACCCTGGAAGACCTGTCCCAGCGCTA includes:
- the rpoH gene encoding RNA polymerase sigma factor RpoH; protein product: MTAIASSLSLAPEGNLTRYLQDIRKFPMLPPEEEYLLAKRFREHGDLTSANRLVTSHLRLVAKIAMGYRGYGLPLGELISEGNVGMMQAVRRFDPERGFRLATYAMWWIRAAIQEYILHSWSLVKMGTTAAQKKLFFNLRKLKGQMQAIEEGDMSAENVALIATKLDVTEDEVVTMNRRLSSPDHSLNAPVRAEGEGEWQDWLVDDHEDQETELGEREELGQRRQMLTSALAALNDRERAILVQRRLTEEPATLEDLSQRYGISRERVRQIEVRAFEKLQKSVKSASAQAESQNRA